Part of the Triticum aestivum cultivar Chinese Spring chromosome 4D, IWGSC CS RefSeq v2.1, whole genome shotgun sequence genome is shown below.
TGTAACCTATTTTACGGTGCATGTTCCACACTTGTACATTTTCCCTAGGATTTTCGTTAGAGATGGGCGTTCCTTTGTCCCAGGAACCCTCTCGGGTTCACTATCGATGGACATCACTACTAGGATCAGAGGAGTACATCAGACCGAGAAATAAATAAATGAGACACACATGGATGGATTTTTTAGAGAGAAACAAATGACACAGAGCCCAATAGCTACGTCTGCTACGGCTCTCTCCATAAATTACCGTCCTTGCTAACACGGCACCCTTGTGCTTACGCCCTTGTTCCTCTCCCGTCGGCGTCTTCCCCTTTACTCCTCCGCCACCGCAGCTACtccaccaccccctcccctctcccgcgCTGCGCTCGCCATGCGAGCctcggcgaaggcggcggcggcttccccTTGGCGTTTCTAGAtgggctcctcctccctcctcctcttcccctcgtcctcctcctccgcccccaACCACTCCTCTTATTCCCATGCTCATGCTGCCGCCTCCGCTTCCCACTCCGCCTTGCTCCCACCGCTCCCCTCCCCGTCCCCCTCCGACCTCTTCCTCTACCTCGACCAGCTAGACCACCAAGAGGGCGGCGCCGCCATGGTACGCAAGCGCCCGGCTCCGGACGTCGACCTGCCCCCGCCCCGGCGCCATGTCACCGGGGACCTCTCCGACGTCACCGCCGCTACGGGCGGAGCGGCGCCCCCGCAGCAGCTCCCGTCGGCGGTGGCAGGGAGCGCGCAGCTGCCCGCGCTGCCGATGCAGCTGCCGGCGTTCGGCGGCCACCTGCAGGCGCCAGTGCCGGCGATGGACGTCGTCGTCGCACCGCAGGTCGCGACGGAGGTTAACGTCAACAATAACAGCACGGCGTGGGTGGACGGCATCATCCGGGACATCATCGGCAGCAGCGGCGCCGCGGTCTCCGTCGCGCAGCTCATCCACAACGTCCGGGAGATCATCCACCCCTGTAACCCCGGACTCGCTTCACTCCtagagctccgcctccgctcgctCCTCGCATCCGACCTTGTCCagcacccgccgccgcctcctcctcctccccatcatCCGCCCTCACTCCTACCCGGTGCCGGTGGCAACACGATACTCTCCGCCCCGCCAGTGCCGgcgctccctccgccgccgcctcccgacaAGCGGCGCCGCGAGGAGGAGCAGCAGAACCCGCCGCCGCAGTCGCCGAAGCCGCCCCCTTCCGCGGAGGAAACCGCCGCGGCCGCCGCAGCCGCTGCAGCGGCAGCTTCCGCCGCCTTGAAGGAGCGGAAAGAGGAGCAGCGGCGGAGGCAGCGCGACGAGGAGGGTCTCCATCTGCTGACGCTCCTTCTGCAGTGCGCCGAGTCCGTCAACTCCGACGACCTCGACGAGGCCCAGCGCGCCCTGCTGGAGATCGCGGAGCTGGCCACCCCGTTCGGCACCTCCACGCAGCGCGTCGCCGCCTACTTCGCGGAGGCCATGTCGGCCCGCCTCGTCAGCTCCTGCCTCGGCCTCTACGCGCCGCTCCCCAACGCGTCGTCCCCCGCCGCGTCCCGCCTCGTCAACTCGCGCGTCGCCGCGGCGTTCCAGGTGTTCAACGGCATCAGCcccttcgtcaagttctcccacTTCACGGCGAACCAGGCCATCCAGGAGGCGTTCGAGCGGGAGGACCGCGTCCACATCGTGGACCTCGACATCATGCAGGGGCTCCAGTGGCCGGGACTGTTCCACATCCTCGCCTCCCGCCCGGGCGGCCCGCCCAGGGTCAGGCTCACCGGGCTCGGCGCGTCCATGGAGGCGCTGGAGGCCACCGGGAAGCGGCTGTCGGACTTCGCCCACACGCTGGGCCTGCCGTTCGAGTTCTACCCGGTGGCGGGCAAAGCTGGGAACCTCGATCCGGAGAAGCTCGGCGTCGACACGCGGCGGCGCGAGGCTGTTGCCGTCCACTGGCTCCACCACTCGCTCTACGACGTCACCGGCAACGACTCCAACACACTCAACCTCATCCAAAGGTACCCTGTTGCTTCCATTGTGAAATGAATCTTCAAACTTTTCACTTCAGAAATGTCAAGTCATCTTGGCATCAGGCATCAATCACCAATGTTAGTATGGTACTAGTCCAAGTACGCCATTGATTGATTTAACGACTAACGAGCAGGAAAAGATGGCGTTTAGAAGCTCTAAAAGTTCGCCATTATGACCAACTTTCTATGCTCTTCCATGATCTTTGGTGATCCGAGAAGAAAACATAAACTATACTCCTACTCTACTGCAAGTGTCCAATCTGTGTTCCATTTGATCCGAGAAGAAAGATACTGGAGCGAGCTAAAAGTTTTTATCATCATGACCAACTTTTCATCCTAGAAAGCTTTGCAACTTTCTTGTTCCAAGTGCCACAAATGTTGATTATTAAACTGAAACTACTGTCATCTAACCTAGTGGCACTACTTATCAATTGACAAGGCTAAGCTCAAAGGCTGATCTACTCGTCCCAAGGCTAAGCATTGCATGGGGAACTAAGAGATCAACCAAAATGTCCTTTTGACTTAGATGCATCAACGCCACCCTACTCTGTATTAGTGGTTGTGTTCCTAGTTCAGCAGCATCACCTTAGATTGATGTGCTGATCTTAACATGTGGACCACGGATTGCAGGTTGGCGCCGAAGGTGGTGACAATGGTGGAGCAGGACCTGAGCCACTCTGGCTCCTTTCTGGCCCGCTTCGTGGAGGCCATCCACTACTACTCGGCGCTCTTCGACTCGCTGGACGCGAGCTATAGCGAGGACAGCTCGGAGCGGCACGTCGTGGAGCAGCAGCTGCTGGCGAGGGAGATCCGCAATGTGCTGGCCGTGGGTGGCCCGGCGCGCACCGGGGACATCAAGTTCGGAAACTGGCGGGAGAAGCTCGCGCAGTCGGGGTTCCGTGCGGCGTCGCTGGCGGGCAGCGCCGCCGCGCAGGCTTCCCTGCTGCTCGGCATGTTCCCCTCGGATGGCTACACTCTCGTTGAGGAGAATGGCACTCTGAAGCTTGGATGGAAGGATCTTTGCTTGCTCACTGCATCTGCTTGGCGCCCATTTCAGGCTTTAGGTCGTTAGATTTAGAGCTAAAGCATCACTAGATTTTACTTGGTGCAACTGTCTTCGTCTTTTGCCCCTTAAGCTGCTCAGTTCGATCAATTCCAAGAGAAGGAAAAATGAAAGCATTCTGATCACTAATTGCTACTACATCTCTCCACAGTGGTAGTTACTAATGTTCAACTTAATACTAGCAGTAGCTTCTGTCCACTTCATGCCAACTTTACCATTCTGGCCAATTAAGTTTACCTTTTCCATCTTGTGTTTCCCGATCCTTGTTGATATCAGATGCCCTTGTCCTTGATTaaacaaatcaaatatttggtgCCTTGATTCAGATTGTGTATTTTCCCATTACTATGGGAATTCACATGTGCATTTTCTAGTGAATCAAAATATATGCTTTGTCAAATGTCAATGGCATATTGAAGCCATTCACTCTGTGATTATTAGTTCATGTTTAATAGCTGTTGATTCCTTTTCTTTTCTAGGTAGAAGTTCTGTTGATTCTCAGCATCTGGTTTATTCAACATCACTTTATGTACCTGCATAGTCATGGCTATATTTAATGGAGTTCACCAATTCTTGTCTCTGTCTGGATGTATCCTGTCCTtttaacaacatccttttcacttTTCCCTCCATGAGGTCATTAGCTTGTTGACTTGGCCTTGGCATCACAAGCATGGATCCAAGTTTGGGTATTTGTTAGTTCACCATTCCCATCATGCAATCCCACTTCATTACTTTCTGACAATTCTTGTGTGCTTCTTGGCTACTGATTGTTTTGTTAGCCAACGCCTGGCTGTTAGACACTGTTAATTTATTGGCACATCACTTTCTCAGATCTTCTCCCCTGTTGTAATACCATGAATCCTTTAATATGATCTCTGTCTCTTTTGGT
Proteins encoded:
- the LOC123096521 gene encoding protein SCARECROW 2, with translation MGSSSLLLFPSSSSSAPNHSSYSHAHAAASASHSALLPPLPSPSPSDLFLYLDQLDHQEGGAAMVRKRPAPDVDLPPPRRHVTGDLSDVTAATGGAAPPQQLPSAVAGSAQLPALPMQLPAFGGHLQAPVPAMDVVVAPQVATEVNVNNNSTAWVDGIIRDIIGSSGAAVSVAQLIHNVREIIHPCNPGLASLLELRLRSLLASDLVQHPPPPPPPPHHPPSLLPGAGGNTILSAPPVPALPPPPPPDKRRREEEQQNPPPQSPKPPPSAEETAAAAAAAAAAASAALKERKEEQRRRQRDEEGLHLLTLLLQCAESVNSDDLDEAQRALLEIAELATPFGTSTQRVAAYFAEAMSARLVSSCLGLYAPLPNASSPAASRLVNSRVAAAFQVFNGISPFVKFSHFTANQAIQEAFEREDRVHIVDLDIMQGLQWPGLFHILASRPGGPPRVRLTGLGASMEALEATGKRLSDFAHTLGLPFEFYPVAGKAGNLDPEKLGVDTRRREAVAVHWLHHSLYDVTGNDSNTLNLIQRLAPKVVTMVEQDLSHSGSFLARFVEAIHYYSALFDSLDASYSEDSSERHVVEQQLLAREIRNVLAVGGPARTGDIKFGNWREKLAQSGFRAASLAGSAAAQASLLLGMFPSDGYTLVEENGTLKLGWKDLCLLTASAWRPFQALGR